A region from the Bombyx mori chromosome 15, ASM3026992v2 genome encodes:
- the LOC101745289 gene encoding uncharacterized protein LOC101745289, whose translation MALLFDDIDASHMLDDIEESIEEDFEAENKPENAYISTMFRCQSTEATHLCIMDADLKLNNENNYDIGGAYRKDKPEFWFYYTTTMCPKHVYLLNLFVCHRQSGTFALGVPNSSEMSHNKQSQYKETTLQNNLSWYYYKSTLKDEKYYIKTYAFTLQDLKNLRNSTLLIPLCIKIDQSIALNEQIERSIRFDFDIVTSISKQEKPDYVLISKSGKEYPVHKLILAAQSPVLRAKARDSKSNCINLDTDNEEIEILLEFIYTGTLKELKGFSMAELGQKLLEIYDKYQIKSLDTLIQLLLVRVIDVNNAVDMVKIAMNHNLMDLKQTVFKFIKNNPQVLKTKSWKELNNAEVVKALYQFSNT comes from the exons ATGGCTTTGCTGTTTGACGATATAGATGCGTCTCATATGTTGGACGATATAGAGGAAAGTATCGAAGAAGACTTCGAAGCCGAAAATAAG CCAGAGAATGCTTACATATCTACTATGTTCAGATGTCAATCTACGGAAGCCACACACCTTTGCATTATGGATGCGGACCTTAAACTTAACAATGAAAATAACTATGACATAGGGGGTGCATACAGAAAAGATAAGCCAGAATTTTGGTTTTACTACACCACAACTATGTGTCCTAAACATGTTTACTTGTTGAATTTGTTTGTGTGTCATAGACAAAGCGGGACTTTTGCCCTCGGAGTACCAAACTCGAGTGAAATGTCGCACAATAAACAAAGCCAATACAAAGAGACAACTCTTCAAAATAATTTGTCCTGGTATTATTACAAGAGTACATTGAAAGATGAAAAATATTACATCAAAACTTATGCTTTTACTCTCCAAGACTTAAAAAACTTAAGAAATAGTACATTGCTCATTCCTTTGTGTATCAAGATTGATCAAAGCATAGCACTAAATGAGCAAATTGAGAGATCAATCAGATTTGACTTTGATATAGTAACTTCAATTTCAAAGCAAGAAAAACCTGATTATGTTCTAATATCTAAAAGTGGTAAGGAATATCCAGTTCACAAATTAATATTAGCTGCCCAGAGCCCAGTACTCAGAGCAAAAGCACGAGATTCTAAATCAAATTGTATCAATTTGGATACTGACAATGAGGAAATTGAAATTTTACTTGAATTTATATACACTGGAACCCTTAAAGAGCTAAAAGGCTTTTCAATGGCAGAATTAGGTCAGAAATTACTGGAAATATAtgataaatatcaaataaagtCTCTGGACACACTGATTCAATTACTTCTAGTAAGAGTTATAGATGTAAACAATGCAGTGGATATGGTCAAGATAGCCATGAATCACAATTTGATGGACCTGAAGCAAActgttttcaaatttattaagaataaTCCACAAGTATTGAAGACTAAAAGCTGGAAAGAATTAAACAATGCAGAAGTGGTTAAAGCTCTCTATCAATTTTCCAACACATAG
- the LOC101742505 gene encoding uncharacterized protein LOC101742505 isoform X1 has product MTTRGRDDTVELLPLKSALVNNNYKEDDVYYAPNQAVVDNPSSGSSYEYTFLSKRTPASKRLLSSRSTQPSPSPLVTLCGAPPPSRKREELAALANLRKKVAPALLKSDRNCKNNNNNQKAEATVVQLDNRPKLLQRRVSLAVQRGNVASILGTVPPSSALEDLFYCVLQNRPVSMVVQWSEVRTAWQDSDFITECLCWHNVYRQRHGAPQLYMAPELCDYAQAWANHLAHTNKFHYRNDRDVGQNLYQRPVSALQPEITGQEVSSYWYAAVKQYNFFKESDVLHANVNAGHFTQMVWISTRYFGVGKARSRAGKVIVVANYSPPGNISGRFETNVLPPLPDSFPDLTPLPEH; this is encoded by the exons ATGACGACACGCGGCCGGGACGACACTGTCGAGTTGTTGCCGCTCAAATCCGCTCTGGTCAACAACAATTACAAGGAAGATGATGTATACTACGCTCCCAATCAGGCCGTAGTTGACAATCCATCGAGCGGCAGCTCCTACGAGTACACGTTCCTGTCAAAACGAACGCCTGCTTCTAAACG ATTATTGTCGTCCCGAAGCACGCAGCCGTCGCCGAGCCCACTGGTGACGCTGTGCGGGGCGCCGCCCCCGTCCAGGAAGCGAGAGGAGCTGGCTGCTCTTGCTAACCTGAGAAAGAAAGTAGCGCCAGCATTGCTCAAGTCCGACAG AAACTGCAAGAACAACAATAACAATCAGAAAGCAGAGGCGACAGTAGTGCAACTCGACAACAGACCTAAATTACTGCAAAGG agagtgagtctggctgtccaacgaggcaacgtagccagtatcttggggactgtgcctccttcaagcgcgttggaagatctgttctactgt GTTCTGCAGAACAGACCGGTGAGTATGGTGGTGCAGTGGAGCGAGGTGCGTACGGCGTGGCAGGACAGCGACTTCATAACCGAGTGCTTGTGTTGGCATAACGTCTACCGACAGAGGCACGGCGCGCCCCAGCTTTATATGGCCCCAGAG ctCTGCGATTACGCTCAAGCGTGGGCCAACCATCTCGCTCACACCAACAAGTTCCACTATAGGAACGACAGAGACGTAGGACAGAATCTATATCAAAGGCCCGTTAGCGCTCTACAACCAGAGATTacgg GGCAAGAAGTCTCGTCGTACTGGTACGCGGCAGTTAAGCAATACAATTTCTTTAAGGAATCCGATGTTCTTCATGCAAACGTTAACGCTG GTCACTTCACACAAATGGTATGGATTTCGACTCGTTATTTCGGCGTGGGTAAGGCCAGATCCCGCGCTGGCAAGGTCATAGTGGTCGCAAACTACTCTCCGCCCGGCAATATATCCGGTCGTTTTGAGACGAACGTCTTACCGCCGTTGCCGGATAGCTTCCCGGATCTGACACCGCTTCCGGAACACTGA
- the LOC101742505 gene encoding uncharacterized protein LOC101742505 isoform X2, with protein sequence MTTRGRDDTVELLPLKSALVNNNYKEDDVYYAPNQAVVDNPSSGSSYEYTFLSKRTPASKRLLSSRSTQPSPSPLVTLCGAPPPSRKREELAALANLRKKVAPALLKSDRNCKNNNNNQKAEATVVQLDNRPKLLQRVLQNRPVSMVVQWSEVRTAWQDSDFITECLCWHNVYRQRHGAPQLYMAPELCDYAQAWANHLAHTNKFHYRNDRDVGQNLYQRPVSALQPEITGQEVSSYWYAAVKQYNFFKESDVLHANVNAGHFTQMVWISTRYFGVGKARSRAGKVIVVANYSPPGNISGRFETNVLPPLPDSFPDLTPLPEH encoded by the exons ATGACGACACGCGGCCGGGACGACACTGTCGAGTTGTTGCCGCTCAAATCCGCTCTGGTCAACAACAATTACAAGGAAGATGATGTATACTACGCTCCCAATCAGGCCGTAGTTGACAATCCATCGAGCGGCAGCTCCTACGAGTACACGTTCCTGTCAAAACGAACGCCTGCTTCTAAACG ATTATTGTCGTCCCGAAGCACGCAGCCGTCGCCGAGCCCACTGGTGACGCTGTGCGGGGCGCCGCCCCCGTCCAGGAAGCGAGAGGAGCTGGCTGCTCTTGCTAACCTGAGAAAGAAAGTAGCGCCAGCATTGCTCAAGTCCGACAG AAACTGCAAGAACAACAATAACAATCAGAAAGCAGAGGCGACAGTAGTGCAACTCGACAACAGACCTAAATTACTGCAAAGG GTTCTGCAGAACAGACCGGTGAGTATGGTGGTGCAGTGGAGCGAGGTGCGTACGGCGTGGCAGGACAGCGACTTCATAACCGAGTGCTTGTGTTGGCATAACGTCTACCGACAGAGGCACGGCGCGCCCCAGCTTTATATGGCCCCAGAG ctCTGCGATTACGCTCAAGCGTGGGCCAACCATCTCGCTCACACCAACAAGTTCCACTATAGGAACGACAGAGACGTAGGACAGAATCTATATCAAAGGCCCGTTAGCGCTCTACAACCAGAGATTacgg GGCAAGAAGTCTCGTCGTACTGGTACGCGGCAGTTAAGCAATACAATTTCTTTAAGGAATCCGATGTTCTTCATGCAAACGTTAACGCTG GTCACTTCACACAAATGGTATGGATTTCGACTCGTTATTTCGGCGTGGGTAAGGCCAGATCCCGCGCTGGCAAGGTCATAGTGGTCGCAAACTACTCTCCGCCCGGCAATATATCCGGTCGTTTTGAGACGAACGTCTTACCGCCGTTGCCGGATAGCTTCCCGGATCTGACACCGCTTCCGGAACACTGA
- the LOC101745139 gene encoding DNA-directed RNA polymerase II subunit RPB9, with amino-acid sequence MSAISLSRKDGGPGYVGIQFCQECNNMLYPREDKNNKVLLYACRNCDYKQLADSNCVYVNKIMHEVDELTHINPDVVSDPTLPRTKDHMCPKCNHREAVFFQGQTRRAEEEMRLYYVCTSCKHRWTE; translated from the coding sequence ATGAGTGCTATAAGCTTAAGTAGAAAAGACGGCGGTCCTGGTTATGTCGGCATACAATTTTGTCAAGAATGTAACAATATGCTTTACCCGCGCgaagataaaaataacaaagttttgCTGTACGCGTGCAGAAATTGTGATTATAAACAACTTGCGGATTCAAATTGCGTTTACGTCAACAAAATTATGCACGAGGTAGACGAATTGACGCATATAAACCCTGATGTAGTAAGCGACCCGACTTTACCTAGAACCAAGGATCACATGTGCCCAAAGTGTAATCACAGAGAAGCAGTATTCTTTCAAGGCCAGACGAGACGCGCCGAAGAAGAAATGAGATTGTATTATGTGTGTACAAGTTGTAAACATAGATGGACAGAGTAG
- the RpS23 gene encoding ribosomal protein S23 isoform X1 gives MGKPRGIRTARKHVNHRREQRWADKEFKKAHMGTKWKANPFGGASHAKGIVLEKVGVEAKQPNSAIRKCVRVQLIKNGKKVTAFVPRDGCLNHIEENDEVLVAGFGRKGHAVGDIPGVRFKVKTHKKLEIRLVQKSLMSPHGYVPPPRLFLP, from the exons ATGG GTAAACCCCGAGGAATACGAACGGCGCGTAAGCACGTGAACCACCGTCGTGAACAGCGATGGGCGGACAAAGAATTCAAGAAAGCCCACATGGGTACGAAATGGAAGGCTAACCCTTTCGGTGGTGCATCTCACGCAAAGGGCATCGTCCTCGAGAAAGT TGGTGTAGAAGCTAAGCAGCCCAACTCTGCCATCCGCAAATGCGTCCGTGTACAGCTCATTAAGAACGGAAAGAAAGTGACCGCATTCGTCCCCCGTGACGGTTGCCTAAACCACATCGAAGAAAACGACGAAGTACTAGTGGCGGGATTCGGTCGTAAAGGTCACGCCGTCGGTGACATTCCCGGAGTTCGTTTTAAGGTAAAAACTCATAAAAAATTGGAAATTCGTCTTGTTCAAAAaagtcttatgagtccgcacgggtacgtaccaccgccccgcctatttctgccgtga
- the RpS23 gene encoding ribosomal protein S23, whose amino-acid sequence MGKPRGIRTARKHVNHRREQRWADKEFKKAHMGTKWKANPFGGASHAKGIVLEKVGVEAKQPNSAIRKCVRVQLIKNGKKVTAFVPRDGCLNHIEENDEVLVAGFGRKGHAVGDIPGVRFKVVKVANVSLLALYKEKKERPRS is encoded by the exons ATGG GTAAACCCCGAGGAATACGAACGGCGCGTAAGCACGTGAACCACCGTCGTGAACAGCGATGGGCGGACAAAGAATTCAAGAAAGCCCACATGGGTACGAAATGGAAGGCTAACCCTTTCGGTGGTGCATCTCACGCAAAGGGCATCGTCCTCGAGAAAGT TGGTGTAGAAGCTAAGCAGCCCAACTCTGCCATCCGCAAATGCGTCCGTGTACAGCTCATTAAGAACGGAAAGAAAGTGACCGCATTCGTCCCCCGTGACGGTTGCCTAAACCACATCGAAGAAAACGACGAAGTACTAGTGGCGGGATTCGGTCGTAAAGGTCACGCCGTCGGTGACATTCCCGGAGTTCGTTTTAAG GTGGTAAAAGTAGCCAACGTGTCTCTCCTCGCTCTCTACAAAGAGAAAAAGGAGCGACCAAGATCATAG